DNA sequence from the Deinococcus humi genome:
CGTCTCCCCCGAGCCACGCAATATATTCCCCTGTACAAGAAAAAAACGCACGATTGCAGTTTTCAGCTATTCCAGTATTATTATCAGACAATATTATTTTTAACAAACCAGGGTACATATCAGCGTATTCTTTGATAATTTCAGGAGTTCGATCAGAGGATCCATCATCTGAAACAATGATTTCCATATTCTCATAATCTTGAGCGATAACGCTATCCAAGGTTTGCCTAATAAAGCTCTCCTGATTGTACGTGACAATTGCAACTGATACTTTAGGTAGGCCTGTCATAATCATCCCCTTGATTTTTTAGCATTGCAGAGCAAATTTTTAAGCATCATTTCTTATCAAAATTACAATTCTCATTTAGACAACTATATGTTTTCTAAATTTGTGCCATCCCAAAACAAAAACCCCTAGAAAAACTGATAGTAATATAAAGAGCATCTTCCAAATCAAATTATCCGCGATCACATCATTATTGCTAACAATTTCTACTCCCACACCAAGACCCAGAGCTAGCGCGACGAACACCAAAATCCGGCTCTCCATCATGTAACCAGTTAGCCTCTTCGAAAACCACACCACCGACGCAAAATACAGCGCGTAGGAAATCCCATAGGCCAGCCCTAGCCCCTTTAGGCCCAATGGGCCAAGCAACGTCAGGGCCAGTGCCAGAAAGGAGACGTTCCAAACCAGCTCCGTTAGAAAAAACGCTTTCTTGGCCTCACGCGCTAGCAATAAGAAACCGATGGGCCAACTGGCGATCTTTATGATATCGCCGAGCAGTTGCCAGCGCAGCAATTCGGCAGCTCGGCCAAACTCTGGGGCATACAGGATGGCCATTATCACAGGTGCCAGAAACATCAGCAGCAGGATAATCGGCGTAGCGATTAGCAGCACCAGGCGCATCTGCACGTTGACCTGACGGTTCAACTCCAACGCATTATGCGCAATGGCACTGATCCTAGGATAATACTCAGCAGACATTGCAGTAATCACAAATCCCAGATACACGCTGGCAATGGTCCAGGCTGCCTGAAAGTAACCAACATTTTTTAGGTTGAGTTCTTGCTTCACCAGGATACGCACCAGCACCTGTACCAGATTGGACATCAGAATACTCACAGAGAAGGCCAGCCCAAACAGCAGCATCGGCCTAAACGCGCCCCACAGTTCAGCCCAGGCAAAGGCCCGCCTTACGCGTAGCTTCCAGGTGTATCCGGTGGTTAGGCCTAGCACGGCCAGGGGAGCAGCTGTAAATGCCGCCCCCAAGGCCCACTGTGGTGCGATAGTCAGCAGCCCGAGAGTCAATGCCGTGCCGATTAGCGCACCGAAACTGTTGGCTTTGGCAATTTCAGGCAAACGGCCCAGCCCGTTGAGTAGTCCCACCTGCCCTGCGCTCACCACCGACGCCGCGACGGCGATGATCAAGCAGACGGTAAGTGGGGCCGGGACATCTAGGAACAAGGTCCCTCGCAGCACCGGCAAAAGCAGTAAACCGACAGCCACAGCAATCAATCCCAAAAGCCACGATCCTCGTAACAGAGCGGCGCGCGTGGCCGCACCAAATTCGCCCTCATCGCCTTGCGAAGCGGCCACCTGACGGACACCGCTAGAGCCCACCCCCACCCCAAAGAGCGTTACTCCTAGTGCCAGCACTGTAGCGAACAGCCCTAGAAGACCAATTCCCTCTGATCCGAGTTCCAGGGCCAGCAGTTTATAACGCAGAGCGCTAAGGCCCACAGTCACCACTGAACTCAGGCCCATGATGGCCGAAGCCTGAAGAACACGTCGCAACGGAACTTAGACCTGTATGAGCTTGCTAGAGGACTGCCGAGTAGCGTCGATCACAGCTTGCACCTGATTGCTGCCAAGTTGAGGCCCGATAGGCAGGCTTAGCACCTCGTCGTGAATACGCTCAGCAATTGGAAAACGTCCCCGCTCCCAGCAAAGCTCACGGTATGCCCCCTGTAGGTGGGGAGGGGTGGGATAGTGAATCAGCGTCTGGACCTTGCTGGCAGCTAGGCGGGCCTGAAGGGTGTCACGGTCACCAGAACGCACCACGAACAGATGCCAAACCGACTCTATGTCGTCTGGCACGAAAGGTAAACCCAGCCCAACATCTTGTAATTCGCCCAAATAGCGCTGCGCTATCTGCTGACGCCGCCTATTCCAGTCATCAAGATGACGCAGCTTGACGCGCAGAACAGCGGCCTGAAGCTCATCAAGCCTGCTGTTGCCACCCTGGATCTCGTGAACATACTTAACGGCTGATCCGTAGTTCCGAAGGAGTCTCAACCGCTCAGCCAACTGGTGATCGTTCGTAGTGATTGCGCCTCCATCGCCAAAGGCCCCCAGATTCTTGCCCGGATAAAAGCTCCAGGCGGCGGCGTCTCCAAGACCACCGACAGGCCGCCCCCGATACTTCGCACCCTGAGCCTGTGCCGCGTCCTCTAACACAAAGAGGTTGTGCTGCTGCGCAATCAACATGATGGGGTCCATATCCGCCGGTTGTCCGTACAGATGAACGGGGATCATTGCTTTGGTCCGCGGCGTGATGGCAGCTTCGATTTTATAGGGATCTATGTTGTAGGTTCGCTCATCCGGCTCAACAGGCACCAATGTAGCGCCCACCTGACTCACGGCAAGCCAAGTGGCAATATATGTGTTACTTGGAACAATAACTTCATCACCCGGTCCAATTCCCTTGGCTGTAAGACAGATGCGCAGAGCGTCCAAGCCGTTTCCGACCCCAATACAATGCTGCGTTCCAGTATATGATGCGAATTCATGTTCGAAAGCAGACAGCTCCTCGCCCATCAAAAACCAGCCACTATCGGTTACGCGCGCGACGGCAGCGTCGATTTCACTTTTAAGCTCAAGATATGCATCACGCAAATTCAAGAAAGGAACAGTTGTCATCGTTCTCCTGGCGCACTCTGGGGAATTTGAACAGCCTGCTTGAAATCCTGATAATCACGATAGTAGTCGCCCTCGTCGTAACGTAAGGATGCCATAACGAGACAAACTGAGCCAGAGGAAAAGTTCTCCAGTTCTCGCCAGACCAGTCGAGGAATAAAAAGACCGATATTGGGTCGGTTCAGGGTATATCTCTGCTGTTTATAACCATCATCAAGGATGACATCAAAGCTGCCAGATGCGGCGATCACCAGTTGTTGAAGTTCCTTGTGAGCATGACCACCACGCATTTCCCCAGCAGGAACGTCATATAAATAATAAACCCGCTGAATGTCAAATGGGATGTGCTGACCACCTTCAATAAAGGTCAGGTTGCCGCGCGGATCTTGGATCTTAGGCAGCTTGATAGTTCTGATGTCGGCTTTTAGAGTCATAAATCCTTTTTAATGTTATAAATCTTCTATTTTACGAACAAATCTTGCTGGAGCGCCCATCACCAAGGTCCAGGGAGCAACATTTTTAGTAACTACGGACCCAGAACCTACTATAGCGTTCCGTTCAATCACTATCCCAGGAAGGAGGGTGGCATTGGCACCTACGGCAGCACCATCATGCACGATAGGCCCCCTAATGTCGTCCTCGTTGTATCCTGCCTTCCCAATAGCATTATCATTGACTGTGGAAACTCCCGTACTTATGAATACATCATCGCCTATCATGCAATTACCCGTGATATGCGTCATATCCATGATTTTCGTCCGGTTACCGATTTTACTATTATAATTAATAGTAACGTATCGACTAATAATACATCTATCTCCTATGGTGCACCTCTCACGGATAGATGCACCATCTCCAATCAAGGTATCCCGGCCGATAGTAACGTCATAATAGATGGTTGCAGAAGGTCCGATAGATGTTCCCCGTCCAATCCGAATTTGGCGCTCAAATATAGGCTGCCGCGCCAATGCTCCTGCACCTTTCGGAGCTTTTCCTAGATAAGCACCAGGGAAAATTTCGACCTCATCTGCAATTGAAACGCCCTCACCGATTACCACATGAGGATGAATTATCACACGTGCGCCAATGGTTACATCTCGAGCTATCACACAAAAAGGGCCTATAGATGTTTCTTCTCCAATATTTTTAGTTTCAATAACAGCGGACTCGTGAAACATACAAATCCTCCCTACGCGTTCAATTTCCTGAAGAGTAATTATCGACCCTCAATACGCGCCCATACCTCTCACAACAACTCGCACAGTCTGAAGCAAAATCACAAGGTCCAGCCAGGGAGACCAATTGGCAATATAAAACTGATCCATGTCGACTCTTTGCTCGAAAGTACTCTCGCTGCGGTCATTGACCTGCCAGTACCCTGTCATGCCAGGCCGCACACGCAGGATCGTGTCAATAGCATGTCCAATTTTTTGGCTTTCGCGGGGAAGATAAGGGCGCGGTCCAACGAGACTCATCTGACCCATCAGCACATTCCAGAGCTGTGGCAATTCGTCCAGACTGGTCATGCGTAATAGTCCCCCAATGCGTGTGACACGTGGGTCCTGTTTCAATTTATGAAATGTCTCATATTCATGCCGAAGTTCGGGACACTCCTTAAGCAGTGACTCCAGGCGCTGTTCAGCATCTTCATGCATGCTGCGAAATTTGTAGCAGGGAAAGGGCTGACCGTAACGTCCCAAGCGATAAGCCTTGTAAATGACCGGCCCCTTACTTTCCAACCGAATGGCCACGGCAATAATGAGCAACAGCGGCAAGGCCAGCACTGTACAGACGATGGCACACAGCAGATCAAGGATGCGCTTGACCAACCGTGAGCGCAAACTCCGCAAGTTGTTACGGATCTCCAAGCTGGCAATTGCACCGATGCTGTGCGTTTGCAGGCCC
Encoded proteins:
- a CDS encoding sugar 3,4-ketoisomerase, with the protein product MTLKADIRTIKLPKIQDPRGNLTFIEGGQHIPFDIQRVYYLYDVPAGEMRGGHAHKELQQLVIAASGSFDVILDDGYKQQRYTLNRPNIGLFIPRLVWRELENFSSGSVCLVMASLRYDEGDYYRDYQDFKQAVQIPQSAPGER
- a CDS encoding oligosaccharide flippase family protein, with translation MRRVLQASAIMGLSSVVTVGLSALRYKLLALELGSEGIGLLGLFATVLALGVTLFGVGVGSSGVRQVAASQGDEGEFGAATRAALLRGSWLLGLIAVAVGLLLLPVLRGTLFLDVPAPLTVCLIIAVAASVVSAGQVGLLNGLGRLPEIAKANSFGALIGTALTLGLLTIAPQWALGAAFTAAPLAVLGLTTGYTWKLRVRRAFAWAELWGAFRPMLLFGLAFSVSILMSNLVQVLVRILVKQELNLKNVGYFQAAWTIASVYLGFVITAMSAEYYPRISAIAHNALELNRQVNVQMRLVLLIATPIILLLMFLAPVIMAILYAPEFGRAAELLRWQLLGDIIKIASWPIGFLLLAREAKKAFFLTELVWNVSFLALALTLLGPLGLKGLGLAYGISYALYFASVVWFSKRLTGYMMESRILVFVALALGLGVGVEIVSNNDVIADNLIWKMLFILLSVFLGVFVLGWHKFRKHIVV
- a CDS encoding DegT/DnrJ/EryC1/StrS family aminotransferase, giving the protein MTTVPFLNLRDAYLELKSEIDAAVARVTDSGWFLMGEELSAFEHEFASYTGTQHCIGVGNGLDALRICLTAKGIGPGDEVIVPSNTYIATWLAVSQVGATLVPVEPDERTYNIDPYKIEAAITPRTKAMIPVHLYGQPADMDPIMLIAQQHNLFVLEDAAQAQGAKYRGRPVGGLGDAAAWSFYPGKNLGAFGDGGAITTNDHQLAERLRLLRNYGSAVKYVHEIQGGNSRLDELQAAVLRVKLRHLDDWNRRRQQIAQRYLGELQDVGLGLPFVPDDIESVWHLFVVRSGDRDTLQARLAASKVQTLIHYPTPPHLQGAYRELCWERGRFPIAERIHDEVLSLPIGPQLGSNQVQAVIDATRQSSSKLIQV
- a CDS encoding acyltransferase — its product is MFHESAVIETKNIGEETSIGPFCVIARDVTIGARVIIHPHVVIGEGVSIADEVEIFPGAYLGKAPKGAGALARQPIFERQIRIGRGTSIGPSATIYYDVTIGRDTLIGDGASIRERCTIGDRCIISRYVTINYNSKIGNRTKIMDMTHITGNCMIGDDVFISTGVSTVNDNAIGKAGYNEDDIRGPIVHDGAAVGANATLLPGIVIERNAIVGSGSVVTKNVAPWTLVMGAPARFVRKIEDL